From Halomicrobium zhouii, a single genomic window includes:
- a CDS encoding NOG1 family protein: MSHPFEDLPTTPTSEEVIDKAFSRAARAGKAKTGIEGQQSMLQTASNIVSDNLQNVVTSWPDIETLDPFYVELADAIIVSRTDGEGGIDAIKQHLSEVQWASRKAKDIHREYQGRMGSDADTARKLRKQAFARIADVVEEVSDDLAAISEARDTLKTLPDIKPDEPTIVVAGYPNVGKSSFVNHVTNARNETASYPFTTTQIRVGHLERDRIRYQLVDTPGLLDRPEEERNDIESQAVSAVEHLADAVLVFLDPSGNCGYPLEVQLELRDAIEARFDVPVLTIANKSDLTTDVEADHYMSVTEEDNVDGVLAAAIEAVGYEIELPFDE, translated from the coding sequence ATGAGCCATCCATTCGAGGACCTTCCGACGACGCCGACGTCCGAGGAAGTCATCGACAAGGCCTTCTCCCGGGCCGCCCGCGCCGGCAAGGCGAAGACGGGCATCGAGGGCCAGCAGTCGATGCTCCAGACGGCGTCGAACATCGTCTCCGACAACCTCCAGAACGTGGTCACGTCGTGGCCCGACATCGAGACGCTCGATCCGTTCTACGTCGAACTCGCCGACGCCATCATCGTCAGCCGGACCGACGGCGAGGGCGGTATCGACGCCATCAAGCAACACCTCTCGGAGGTCCAGTGGGCCTCGCGCAAGGCCAAGGACATCCACCGCGAGTACCAGGGCCGCATGGGCAGCGACGCCGACACGGCACGCAAACTCCGCAAGCAGGCCTTCGCCCGCATCGCCGACGTCGTCGAGGAGGTCTCGGACGACCTGGCGGCCATCTCCGAAGCGCGGGACACGCTGAAGACCCTGCCCGACATCAAACCCGACGAGCCGACCATCGTCGTCGCCGGCTACCCCAACGTTGGCAAGTCCTCCTTCGTCAACCACGTCACCAACGCCCGTAACGAGACGGCGAGCTACCCCTTCACCACCACGCAGATCCGCGTCGGGCACCTCGAACGCGACCGCATCCGCTACCAGCTCGTCGACACGCCGGGGCTGCTCGACCGCCCCGAAGAGGAGCGCAACGACATCGAGTCCCAGGCCGTCAGCGCCGTCGAGCACCTCGCCGACGCCGTCCTCGTCTTCCTCGACCCCAGCGGCAACTGCGGCTACCCGCTCGAGGTCCAGCTTGAACTCCGCGACGCCATCGAGGCCCGCTTCGACGTCCCCGTCCTCACCATCGCCAACAAGTCTGACCTCACCACCGACGTCGAGGCCGACCACTACATGAGCGTCACCGAGGAGGACAACGTCGACGGCGTGCTGGCGGCCGCTATCGAGGCTGTCGGGTACGAGATAGAACTTCCCTTCGACGAGTAG
- a CDS encoding ASCH domain-containing protein gives MSEFDASVLFPGDRLKQLVLDEEMTQIHRGDAYAEEGDTFEIDGQTFEITDVTQRTLGDLTEADARAQGAEDLDAYRERLKRAHQDFEWDDDSETVRHAFEPVDD, from the coding sequence ATGAGCGAGTTCGACGCGAGCGTCCTGTTCCCCGGTGACCGCCTCAAACAGCTGGTCCTCGACGAGGAGATGACCCAGATCCACCGGGGCGACGCCTACGCCGAGGAGGGGGACACCTTCGAGATCGACGGACAGACCTTCGAGATAACGGACGTCACCCAGCGGACGCTGGGCGACCTGACCGAGGCGGACGCCCGCGCACAGGGCGCCGAGGACCTCGACGCCTACCGCGAGCGGCTGAAACGCGCCCACCAGGACTTCGAGTGGGACGACGACAGCGAGACGGTCCGGCACGCCTTCGAGCCTGTCGACGACTGA
- a CDS encoding DUF5518 domain-containing protein, with the protein MTNWRAVLWGFVAGIVFGLLAFAIPVIGHVGAGLVAGGVAGYLAGGGLASGAWHGLLAGALDGIVLALLVSPVAALLGGLGGGPVGSLVGGLGVVVIGVLVAAVFAIDSAIGGAIGVLFSDERQTTGTTVER; encoded by the coding sequence ATGACGAACTGGCGCGCCGTCCTCTGGGGCTTCGTCGCGGGCATCGTCTTCGGACTGCTGGCCTTCGCCATCCCGGTAATCGGCCACGTCGGCGCCGGCCTGGTCGCGGGCGGCGTCGCCGGGTACCTCGCCGGCGGTGGCCTCGCCAGCGGCGCCTGGCACGGCCTGCTCGCCGGGGCGCTCGACGGCATCGTGCTCGCGCTGCTTGTCTCGCCCGTCGCGGCACTCCTCGGGGGCCTCGGCGGCGGCCCCGTCGGGAGCCTGGTCGGCGGCCTCGGCGTGGTGGTCATCGGCGTCCTCGTCGCCGCCGTCTTCGCTATCGACAGCGCCATCGGCGGCGCTATCGGCGTGCTATTCTCCGACGAGCGACAGACCACGGGGACGACGGTCGAACGCTGA